From the genome of Devriesea agamarum, one region includes:
- the nirD gene encoding nitrite reductase small subunit NirD, with translation MSENWQRVCEVTQLEEEWGEAALFGTEQIAIFKVWDGNVYVTSNVDPRTQQGIMSRGIVGDHERDGERRPTIASPLYKEVYDLATGECYTTSNFRLPVYASRVVDGQVEVDLNSATQAVAKALPNSSNS, from the coding sequence ATGAGCGAGAACTGGCAGCGGGTATGCGAGGTCACGCAACTGGAAGAGGAATGGGGCGAAGCAGCCCTGTTCGGAACAGAGCAGATCGCAATCTTCAAAGTGTGGGATGGCAACGTTTACGTCACCTCAAACGTCGACCCTCGTACCCAGCAAGGCATCATGTCCCGTGGCATCGTCGGCGATCATGAACGCGACGGTGAGCGCCGTCCCACGATTGCCTCGCCCCTCTATAAAGAGGTGTACGACTTGGCAACAGGCGAGTGCTACACAACGTCTAATTTCCGCTTGCCCGTGTACGCCTCGCGCGTGGTCGATGGCCAGGTGGAGGTCGATCTCAATTCGGCAACCCAGGCTGTCGCCAAGGCGCTGCCCAATAGCTCCAATAGCTAA
- a CDS encoding class I SAM-dependent methyltransferase, translated as MNQWSGVSEAYRRSFATLCAGTIGEVLDRLPPGHLLDVGCGTGDLLEAALQLGWDATGMDADSDMVAISRAATPARVLHAALPELPLPDAEFDAVAANFVINHVPDPRAALADIARVTRARGKIAVTIWPVGGGGWANLIGPVFSAADAGALPATQLPAHLDFERTTKGLAGIAKDTGLTVTEACELTWTWHITPADLWAGISGGVATAGQTYLAQAPHIRERIAAGFTARAADLANSGILAFENRAVLVVAQR; from the coding sequence ATGAACCAATGGAGTGGAGTCAGCGAGGCCTACCGCCGCTCATTTGCAACCCTGTGCGCGGGCACGATTGGAGAGGTTCTCGACCGGCTTCCCCCTGGTCATCTGCTCGATGTCGGGTGCGGCACCGGTGACCTACTTGAAGCCGCGCTCCAGCTAGGATGGGATGCGACGGGTATGGACGCAGATAGCGATATGGTGGCGATCTCGCGGGCCGCGACCCCCGCCCGCGTATTGCACGCCGCGCTGCCTGAACTTCCGCTGCCGGATGCCGAATTCGACGCGGTCGCGGCCAATTTCGTGATCAATCATGTTCCCGATCCTCGCGCTGCCCTCGCCGACATCGCCCGTGTCACCCGAGCTCGGGGCAAAATCGCGGTCACGATTTGGCCTGTCGGCGGGGGCGGTTGGGCCAACCTGATCGGACCGGTGTTTTCCGCAGCGGACGCGGGCGCACTACCGGCGACACAACTGCCCGCCCACCTGGATTTTGAGCGCACCACCAAAGGCCTAGCCGGCATCGCGAAGGATACCGGTCTCACGGTTACCGAGGCGTGCGAACTCACGTGGACCTGGCACATCACGCCAGCGGATCTATGGGCCGGTATTAGTGGCGGAGTTGCCACAGCGGGCCAAACCTATCTGGCGCAGGCCCCGCATATTCGTGAGCGCATCGCGGCGGGATTTACCGCTCGCGCCGCAGACCTCGCCAACTCCGGGATTTTGGCGTTCGAGAACCGGGCGGTGCTAGTCGTCGCACAACGGTAA
- a CDS encoding DUF4870 domain-containing protein, whose protein sequence is MNQSSVPMNSSPGTSEAPDTERTWAILCHLSIIIGTWISIGWLSFVGPLVFWLIYKNSSKLVRGASAGAFNFAITMWIANVVAWILQFTIIFMWVGWIIWLVEAVVTLLFPILGAIRASKSQIYRYPMTIPILK, encoded by the coding sequence ATGAATCAATCATCTGTCCCTATGAACTCCTCACCGGGCACATCCGAAGCCCCCGACACCGAACGAACGTGGGCGATCCTGTGCCACCTGTCGATCATTATTGGGACCTGGATCAGCATCGGCTGGTTGAGCTTCGTGGGCCCGCTGGTGTTCTGGCTGATCTACAAAAACTCCAGCAAGCTGGTGCGGGGAGCATCGGCTGGCGCCTTCAACTTCGCCATCACCATGTGGATCGCCAATGTGGTGGCGTGGATCTTGCAGTTCACCATTATCTTTATGTGGGTGGGCTGGATCATTTGGTTGGTCGAGGCGGTTGTGACCCTGCTGTTCCCAATCCTCGGTGCGATCCGCGCCAGCAAGTCACAGATTTATCGCTACCCGATGACTATCCCGATTTTGAAGTGA